One part of the Anopheles coustani chromosome 2, idAnoCousDA_361_x.2, whole genome shotgun sequence genome encodes these proteins:
- the LOC131266512 gene encoding golgin subfamily A member 4, with the protein MFKKLKEKITEEVKQSPQRFEQISKGLQAAVSSASSTTSEVSGSENFFSITEDDTPQNSPQRANSSTINTPASHQQTENNVANTSGNSSVLSNVSLNNGISPNTTVSSAVGSSGGGSTYQSRARRLSNSSMASDVSFRLPAYDSPAIYHLETDVDVSASETESVAGSVATNGPNQLDLVSKDKLFQAYKKALDRYQKYRERYTELARRYRELEKDNTKARAVLVETQDKALRRMSELREQCVLEQQAKAHLDSALRMEIDELQCVVKTLRSKLELVGENGNLSGGEKDLISLTGEDGGTNGNRGSPVRDTGPLEERIKALESKLNEELRQKAVLSLEVSELKKREEEHTITIAENKMAIHSELEAKEAEVRKLKEQLGSLEKNMKQTLLEKDGLGKELSEVRKVAAKTKELESTLNTCNEQKNKLESKFIDFERTIMELEKERQQLKATNLTLDYEKNELNKKATEVEGKLAAMVQDKDRLAGQVKELEQAAKSLDRSAEMESLKKELEQSTQRADTTVEKLVTVEKLLKEKEQHLSTIESAQKAVEEKVQQTEQRLADRDKEIERLQQQQLEKDDKELAESRQKLQQAEEELATSRKSHSFDQEKLAESRKKLQQAEEELAASRKSQALDQEKLVELTKALDAAKELHDRDRKSNEASVKEVFDRNGELSKQVDQFKEKLEKVNGKFKKLSEEKANLRAANDELTQELKQSKADLKQLTAQKQTLSEEVRNLKIINENSESEALRSLQESMRASMAAAEEKLLETTRDLNHVLELKSEENRRLSEEREELAEKLEVAHREKTDLETEGVNLRTKIDTIRGEKKDLEKTLEREIREKTELKAQVTNILQEIGRLEEQLKDVKDAHSKILEEKQTLEEKIERLQREHCEARVKLEKDTLGKLQGKVREQETKLQEVECENSQLAEKNCLLEESSRRTAEELRKLNVALKEADNRLQEQEDQLRKEIERCERLEAQVKTVTDQLSQCTGDHAKLFNEKELLDHQHRSLQDAMEAKEKEKLCVLDTNKCLEEDLAKLRTESEYLKGKHNELKALLESDKRRLMDQNDALQRQMEELAKEKQSLGRNATDLEKRLASYEEVKIENEYLNTLTKQLQGELQETKGKLAAKDTELGTVRTKQSQTEAMLEERDQEITKLINEFVAKEKKQEAEQRQKVEELADRHRTELESLSETVRQECERKFAGEKQSLETTARETWESQLKEANAGKTQLQEEVNKLRSEIEERSKELDRLRSELSTVAELKLENENYVRDLDELKSELNGAIADKLRQVEDAERQQKSLREELRAEVEKVEQEKTRLETENGELRSRLEAIKAETEEAVRRFESEIEQLKREPPVVKEVKALQETDGGQRVGSSEQQSYDELRNKKEELENKLKKIMHEVQDVSNRNLFLEQKCENYLILEQSNERLKLANDKLSRQLDETLVSMHHNEGIAANTEFEYLRNILFQYLSGSVTGNNSTLVKVIAAVLKFSPQQTQVVIEKEAHRRSLMGQINNLL; encoded by the exons ATGTTTAAAaagctgaaagaaaaaatcaccGAAGAGGTAAAACAGTCGCCTCAAAGGTTCGAGCAAATCTCCAAGGGACTGCAG GCCGCTGTTAGTTCGGCATCTTCAACTACCTCCGAAGTCTCAGGAAGTGAGAACTTTTTCAGCATCACTGAAGATG atACACCTCAAAATTCACCACAGCGGGCAAACTCTAGCACCATCAATACTCCCGCGTCCCATCAGCAGACTGAAAACAATGTGGCCAATACCTCCGGTAACAGTTCCGTGCTATCGAACGTGAGCCTCAACAATGGCATTTCCCCAAACACTACGGTTTCTTCGGCGGTCGGGTCTTCCGGTGGCGGTTCGACGTATCAATCGCGTGCCCGCCGCCTGTCGAACTCTTCGATGGCGAGCGACGTTTCGTTCCGGCTGCCGGCGTACGACTCACCGGCGATATATCACCTCGAAACGGACGTGGACGTATCGGCGAGTGAAACAGAATCCGTCGCCGGGTCGGTCGCCACCAACGGACCGAATCAGCTCGATCTGGTCAGCAAGGACAAGCTGTTCCAGGCGTACAAGAAAGCACTCGATCGGTATCAAAAGTACCGGGAACGGTACACCGAGCTGGCCCGGCGCTACCGCGAGCTGGAGAAGGACAACACGAAGGCCCGCGCGGTGCTGGTGGAAACGCAAGATAAGGCGCTTCGGAGGATGAGTGAATTGCGCGAGCAATGCGTGCTCGAGCAGCAAGCCAAGGCACATCTCGATTCGGCCCTGCGGATGGAAATCGACGAGCTGCAGTGCGTGGTCAAAACGCTCCGCTCGAAGTTGGAGTTGGTGGGCGAGAATGGCAACTTGAGTGGAGGCGAAAAGGATCTAATCTCGCTCACCGGGGAGGATGGAGGAACGAATGGCAACAGGGGGTCACCGGTGCGTGATACGGGGCCACTCGAGGAACGAATAAAAGCCCTCGAATCGAAGCTGAACGAAGAGCTACGCCAGAAGGCCGTTCTTAGCCTCGAGGTGAGCGAGCTGAAGAAGCGCGAGGAAGAGCACACGATCACGATCGCGGAGAACAAAATGGCCATCCATTCGGAGCTGGAGGCGAAGGAGGCTGAGGTGCGCAAGCTGAAGGAACAGCTCGGCAGCTTGGAGAAGAACATGAAGCAGACGCTGCTCGAGAAGGACGGCCTAGGGAAGGAGCTGTCAGAGGTGCGCAAGGTTGCCGCCAAAACGAAGGAGCTCGAGAGCACACTGAACACGTGCAACGAGCAAAAGAACAAGCTCGAATCGAAGTTTATCGACTTCGAGCGGACGATTATGGAGCTGGAAAAGGAACGGCAGCAGCTGAAGGCGACTAATCTGACGCTCGACTACGAGAAGAACGAGCTGAACAAGAAAGCAACCGAAGTGGAGGGAAAACTCGCCGCAATGGTGCAAGATAAGGACAGGCTTGCCGGGCAGGTGAAGGAACTGGAGCAGGCGGCAAAATCCTTGGACAGATCAGCCGAGATGGAGAGTTTGAAAAAGGAACTCGAGCAATCCACCCAACGTGCAGATACAACCGTCGAAAAGCTCGTAACGGTCGAAAAActattgaaggaaaaagaacaacatttGTCCACGATTGAATCGGCCCAAAAGGCGGTGGAAGAAAAGGTCCAACAAACGGAGCAGCGTTTGGCGGATCGTGATAAAGAAATCGAACGattacagcaacagcaactcGAAAAGGATGACAAGGAGCTCGCAGAAAGCAGACAAAAGTTGCAGCAGGCGGAAGAAGAATTGGCCACTAGTCGTAAGTCTCATTCGTTCGACCAGGAGAAGCTCGCGGAGAGCAGGAAAAAATTGCAGCAAGCCGAAGAAGAATTGGCCGCGAGCCGTAAATCTCAAGCGCTCGACCAAGAGAAACTCGTCGAGCTTACGAAGGCCCTCGATGCGGCCAAAGAATtgcacgatcgcgatcggaaGAGCAACGAGGCGAGCGTGAAGGAAGTGTTTGATCGCAATGGCGAACTCTCCAAGCAGGTGGACCAGTTCAAGGAGAAGCTCGAGAAGGTGAATGGAAAGTTCAAGAAGCTTTCGGAGGAAAAGGCCAACCTACGCGCGGCCAACGATGAGCTGACGCAGGAGTTGAAACAATCCAAAGCGGACCTGAAACAGCTGACCGCGCAAAAGCAAACACTTTCCGAGGAGGTacgaaatttgaaaataattaatgaaaattCCGAATCCGAGGCACTCCGGTCGCTGCAGGAATCGATGCGTGCCTCGATGGCGGCCGCCGAAGAGAAACTGCTCGAAACGACACGCGATCTGAACCACGTGCTCGAGCTGAAATCGGAGGAAAACCGGCGGCTGAGCGAAGAGCGGGAAGAGCTGGCCGAAAAGCTCGAGGTGGCCCACCGCGAGAAGACGGATCTCGAGACGGAGGGTGTAAACTTGCGCACCAAAATAGACACCATCCGGGGGGAAAAGAAGGACCTGGAGAAAACGCTCGAACGGGAGATCCGCGAGAAGACGGAACTGAAGGCCCAGGTTACGAACATCCTGCAAGAGATCGGTCGACTGGAGGAGCAACTGAAGGACGTAAAGGATGCACATTCCAAGATACTGGAGGAGAAGCAAACGCTTGAGGAGAAGATCGAGCGATTGCAGCGTGAACACTGTGAGGCGCGAGTGAAGCTTGAAAAGGACACCCTCGGCAAGCTGCAGGGTAAGGTGCGGGAGCAGGAAACGAAACTGCAGGAGGTGGAGTGCGAAAATTCCCAGCTGGCGGAGAAAAACTGTCTCCTGGAGGAAAGCAGCCGAAGGACCGCGGAAGAGCTGAGGAAGTTAAACGTGGCGCTCAAGGAAGCGGACAATCGGCTGCAGGAACAGGAGGACCAGCTACGGAAGGAAATCGAACGGTGCGAGCGGCTCGAGGCGCAGGTAAAGACGGTGACCGACCAGCTCAGCCAGTGTACCGGGGATCACGCGAAGCTGTTCAACGAGAAGGAACTGCTCGACCACCAGCATCGCTCGCTGCAGGACGCGATGGAGGcaaaggagaaggaaaagctGTGCGTTCTCGATACAAACAAATGCCTCGAGGAGGACCTTGCGAAGCTGCGCACCGAGAGTGAGTACCTCAAGGGGAAGCACAACGAGCTGAAGGCGCTGCTGGAAAGTGACAAGCGAAGACTGATGGATCAAAACGATGCGCTCCAGCGGCAGATGGAGGAGCTGGCGAAGGAGAAGCAATCGCTCGGCCGGAATGCGACGGACTTGGAGAAACGGCTGGCCAGCTACGAGGAGGTGAAGATAGAAAATGAATACCTAAACACCCTCACCAAGCAGCTGCAGGGGGAGTTGCAGGAGACGAAGGGTAAGCTGGCGGCCAAGGACACCGAGCTGGGAACGGTACGCACCAAGCAGAGCCAAACGGAAGCGATGCTGGAGGAACGCGACCAGGAGATTACGAAGCTGATCAACGAATTTGTGGCCAAGGAGAAAAAGCAGGAAGCGGAGCAGCGGCAAAAGGTGGAGGAGTTGGCGGACCGGCACCGGACTGAGCTTGAAAGCTTAAGCGAAACCGTACGGCAAGAATGTGAACGAAAGTTCGCGGGGGAAAAACAATCGCTGGAAACAACCGCCCGGGAAACGTGGGAATCGCAGCTGAAGGAAGCAAACGCCGGAAAGACACAATTGCAGGAggaagtaaacaaactgcGTTCGGAGATTGAGGAGCGTTCCAAGGAACTCGATCGACTGAGGAGTGAGCTGTCAACGGTGGCTGAACTAAaacttgaaaatgaaaactacgTGCGTGATTTGGACGAACTGAAGAGTGAGTTGAATGGAGCGATTGCGGACAAACTGCGCCAGGTGGAGGACGCCGAGCGACAGCAGAAGTCCCTCCGGGAGGAGCTTCGAGCCGAGGTCGAGAAGGTTGAGCAGGAAAAGACGCGTCTAGAAACGGAAAACGGTGAATTGCGATCCCGGTTGGAAGCAATCAAAGCCGAAACGGAAGAAGCCGTACGACGGTTTGAGTCGGAAATTGAACAACTCAAACGGGAACCACCGGTCGTGAAGGAGGTCAAGGCGCTGCAGGAAACGGATGGCGGGCAGCGTGTTGGGTCCAGCGAGCAGCAATCGTACGACGAACTGCGGAATAAGAAGGAAGAGCTAGAGAACaagctgaagaagatcatgcACGAGGTGCAGGATGTTTCGAACCGGAATCTGTTTCTGGAGCAGAAGTGCGAGAACTATCTCATACTGGAGCAATCGAACGAGCGGTTAAAGCTGGCCAACGATAAACTGTCCCGGCAGTTGGATGAAACTTTG GTATCCATGCATCACAATGAAGGAATTGCCGCCAACACCGAGTTCGAGTACTTAAGAAACATTCTATTTCAG TATCTCAGTGGTAGTGTAACCGGTAACAACAGTACGCTCGTCAAGGTTATAGCGGCCGTATTAAAGTTTTCCCCACAGCAGACGCAGGTGGTGATCGAAAAGGAGGCACATCGAAGATCACTG ATGGGCCAGATAAACAACTTACTATAG